The genomic region TGTATTCGTCCCCGATCAATCCGAGGCGGAGCAGAAAGGTGCGGAACGTAAATGCCGGGTTATCCCCGATCTCCGTCTTTTTTGCATGGGTACAAGATTGGTTGATCGCCTGTGCGGATATGGCAAGTGCCAGTGTGATATTCGACCGGACTTTTCCTGCATGGAGGGTGCTTTCAAAACAACGCCATTCCAGTGTTCCCTTGGAAAAAACAGCATGTAGGTTTAAGGCATAATACCTTGTCCAGTTGTAATGCTCGGAGCTTCCGTCATTTCCCTCATACCATGCCCTTTTGAATTTTTCCATCGTGATGGTGCTGTTTGGCATCCGGCGGATCTTCTCCAATACCATAGGACGGACTTTCTGGCAATACTCATCTTCCCTTCTCGTCTGTACATTTAAGGCTTTGAACAGAATATCCTCTTTGCAGTACATGATCGTCAGTGCATTTTTCAGACTCCTTGGTGTATGATTGGATGCGTCCACATGGACATGCATGCCACAGGATGAATTGACAAAAGCACCTGCGTTTTTGACACACCGCACCACTTCCTGGAGTTTCCCCATTTCCGAATATTCCAATTTCGGGGATACCATTTCTGTCGAATAATCTCCATCGGCATCTATTACAGTACCATTTGCCAGCCTTTCACAGTCGATACTGCTGTCTCTTGAAAATTTCCACGTTTTTCCATCTGAATCTTTTACACACCATGAATCGTAAGAACGGATATGATATGGCTCTGTTCCGAACATTCTTCCAATCGCAACAGCCGCATCATAGCGGCTGATACCTGTCATCTCAATCTCTGTACCAAAATACTGGTCTTTTAGGTCGATCTGCTTCACCCACCCTTCGCTTCTGGAACAGGTGAGCCGCTTTGGATCTCTTCATCTACTGCTTTCAAATTTCTGCCTATTGCTTCAATAACATTGACAGTGACACCATTACCGGCCTGCTTGTAAAGCTGGTTATCCGATGTTTCTTTTTCCATCTTGGAAATCTGACCATCCCGATATCCCTGCAGCCGCAGACACTCCCTTGGCGTCA from Dorea longicatena harbors:
- a CDS encoding amidoligase family protein; amino-acid sequence: MDLKDQYFGTEIEMTGISRYDAAVAIGRMFGTEPYHIRSYDSWCVKDSDGKTWKFSRDSSIDCERLANGTVIDADGDYSTEMVSPKLEYSEMGKLQEVVRCVKNAGAFVNSSCGMHVHVDASNHTPRSLKNALTIMYCKEDILFKALNVQTRREDEYCQKVRPMVLEKIRRMPNSTITMEKFKRAWYEGNDGSSEHYNWTRYYALNLHAVFSKGTLEWRCFESTLHAGKVRSNITLALAISAQAINQSCTHAKKTEIGDNPAFTFRTFLLRLGLIGDEYKNVRKHLLANLDGDKAWRYDKSTYACLQNPRRTDDAR